From the Oleiharenicola lentus genome, one window contains:
- a CDS encoding MotA/TolQ/ExbB proton channel family protein — protein MSASVIQFVRQGGVVAVALLLLAAWLYAQGLLTLFWVRGLRLRLNAVVPQAGLAGALRQWRAEAAAAFSRRQELTRLGIAVAPLLGLFGTVLGMTELFSVIAAEGGRRTVADMADGLALALYTTELGLGVAITGLILLQGAERQMRRRMREAVEIEERSLRAV, from the coding sequence ATGAGCGCGAGCGTGATCCAGTTTGTCCGGCAGGGAGGCGTCGTGGCGGTTGCGCTGCTGCTGCTCGCCGCCTGGTTGTATGCGCAGGGCCTCCTGACGCTATTTTGGGTGCGCGGGTTGCGCCTCCGGCTGAATGCCGTCGTGCCGCAAGCCGGGCTCGCCGGGGCGTTGCGCCAGTGGCGGGCCGAGGCCGCTGCGGCGTTCTCGCGGCGTCAGGAACTGACTCGCCTGGGCATCGCGGTTGCTCCCTTGTTGGGATTGTTCGGCACGGTTCTCGGCATGACCGAACTTTTCTCCGTGATCGCGGCGGAGGGCGGCCGGCGCACGGTGGCCGACATGGCCGACGGGCTCGCCCTAGCGCTCTACACGACAGAATTGGGACTCGGTGTGGCGATCACGGGCCTCATCCTCCTGCAAGGGGCTGAGCGCCAGATGCGACGCCGGATGCGCGAAGCCGTAGAAATTGAGGAGCGCTCGCTCCGGGCTGTATGA
- a CDS encoding MotA/TolQ/ExbB proton channel family protein, with protein MRLRAIILGGALGLAAAHAADEPTAARIDYEARLAAAVAELSALHAQIDRERGPLAAEVQRLERLIAAREESIRERELSAAQFDNRREAADAELKALRQQKAYAEVQSDLLSKELVSSLRPGEGAVVPVSDTPDIVAALRNGVTRLQTLLDGEVAETEAYLPHDGSLARVRYRALGGQVYFVTTDGRQAGVLQQRAGAPIPAGVAVTGWDAKEAAETLAGAGAWPVDASGGRALSLQQTRGSLVAHVAKGGVVGLSILALGAGALVFTILKAGQLRGLRMDEPSRFEPLIAAVAAAPTEVITRRASGLRPATRELVAEGMARLDSGREVLEEHLFAFILRQRQLHESKLGFLAMAAGMAPLLGLLGTVTGMVRTFDLISVFGTGQAGRLAGGISEALVTTELGLVVAIPVLMAHGWLSHLSRRNLALVEGYATRFVAQAEVRAQRYSSPEFPA; from the coding sequence ATGAGGCTTCGGGCGATTATTCTGGGGGGAGCCCTTGGTCTGGCCGCTGCGCACGCAGCCGATGAGCCAACGGCAGCCCGCATTGACTACGAGGCCCGGCTGGCTGCGGCCGTTGCGGAATTGTCCGCCCTACATGCGCAGATCGATCGGGAACGGGGGCCGCTTGCCGCGGAGGTGCAGCGGCTGGAGCGTTTGATCGCGGCCCGCGAAGAGTCGATCAGGGAGCGGGAATTATCCGCCGCCCAATTCGACAATAGGCGTGAAGCGGCGGACGCTGAGCTCAAGGCATTGCGTCAGCAAAAGGCCTACGCCGAAGTGCAGTCAGACCTTTTATCCAAGGAATTGGTCTCTTCGCTTCGGCCCGGAGAAGGCGCCGTCGTGCCGGTCAGTGATACGCCCGATATTGTCGCCGCTCTGCGGAATGGAGTGACACGCCTTCAAACCCTGCTCGACGGAGAGGTCGCCGAGACCGAAGCCTACCTCCCGCATGACGGTTCGCTGGCACGAGTGCGTTACCGGGCCTTGGGCGGACAGGTATACTTTGTCACCACAGATGGCAGGCAGGCCGGAGTCCTGCAGCAGCGGGCCGGGGCACCCATCCCTGCGGGCGTGGCGGTCACTGGCTGGGATGCGAAGGAGGCGGCGGAGACGCTGGCGGGCGCGGGAGCCTGGCCGGTGGATGCCAGCGGAGGGCGCGCATTATCATTGCAGCAGACCCGCGGAAGTCTGGTTGCCCATGTCGCAAAGGGTGGGGTCGTCGGCCTGTCCATCCTCGCATTGGGTGCGGGCGCACTGGTATTCACCATCCTCAAGGCTGGGCAACTTCGGGGGCTTAGAATGGACGAACCGTCGCGGTTTGAACCGCTGATTGCGGCGGTGGCGGCCGCTCCGACTGAAGTAATCACCCGGCGGGCCAGCGGGCTCCGACCGGCGACTCGTGAATTGGTGGCCGAGGGAATGGCCCGGCTGGACTCCGGCCGGGAGGTGCTGGAGGAGCATCTTTTCGCCTTCATCCTGCGACAGCGGCAGCTGCATGAATCGAAACTCGGTTTCCTGGCGATGGCGGCGGGCATGGCGCCGCTGCTGGGTTTGCTTGGCACTGTTACGGGCATGGTGCGGACATTCGATTTGATCTCGGTTTTCGGAACCGGCCAGGCCGGTCGGCTGGCCGGTGGCATCTCTGAGGCGCTCGTGACCACCGAACTCGGCCTGGTGGTCGCCATCCCTGTGCTCATGGCCCACGGTTGGCTCAGCCACCTATCTCGCCGGAATCTCGCCTTGGTCGAAGGCTATGCCACCCGGTTCGTGGCCCAGGCGGAGGTGCGCGCCCAGCGCTATTCCTCACCAGAGTTTCCAGCATGA
- a CDS encoding DUF3450 family protein encodes MADLRSVLRCGNVAIECSAPSRVYALQMRRCIPAGDQSRIHRYLMEYRWGNRLLLAAERLWIWSVGWGLVTTISAAESSPAGHTGLDSVRPAAAAWVRVRSEMVAAEAEWAREKTWLLSWAPVLEARAAQLENRTQLLEVQQARAESGLAELRESAVGLQKALAAEETALLAAVGELQRLSPRLPPRLGESLTQAFTSLGEQQRPAAERLQFAVNVLARALQFNREIVGGEEKLLLAGESAPCLVEVVYLGLSRAYALDRPKRRAFVGAPGRAAWEWQLLPGAADAVDRLIAVQRGERDPEFVRVPGPRGEGATP; translated from the coding sequence GTGGCCGATCTGCGCAGTGTATTACGGTGCGGCAATGTCGCGATTGAATGTAGCGCGCCGAGCCGGGTTTATGCTTTACAGATGAGGCGCTGTATCCCCGCCGGCGATCAATCTCGTATCCATCGTTACCTCATGGAATATCGATGGGGAAACAGGCTGCTGTTGGCAGCCGAGCGCCTTTGGATTTGGAGTGTCGGTTGGGGATTGGTCACGACGATTTCAGCGGCGGAATCTAGTCCGGCTGGCCACACCGGTCTGGACTCCGTCCGGCCCGCGGCGGCGGCATGGGTGAGGGTCAGGAGCGAAATGGTGGCGGCCGAGGCGGAGTGGGCCCGAGAAAAGACTTGGTTGCTTTCGTGGGCCCCGGTCCTCGAGGCCCGGGCGGCGCAGCTCGAGAACCGCACGCAACTGCTCGAGGTGCAACAAGCACGCGCGGAAAGCGGGCTGGCGGAGTTGAGAGAGAGTGCCGTTGGTCTCCAGAAAGCGCTTGCGGCGGAAGAAACGGCGCTCCTCGCCGCGGTCGGGGAATTGCAGCGGTTGAGTCCGAGGCTGCCGCCGCGCCTTGGGGAGTCCCTCACTCAGGCCTTCACGAGTCTCGGCGAGCAACAACGCCCTGCCGCCGAGCGACTGCAGTTTGCTGTGAACGTCCTGGCCCGGGCCCTGCAGTTCAACCGGGAAATCGTGGGAGGAGAGGAGAAGCTGCTCCTCGCGGGTGAATCGGCCCCCTGTCTGGTGGAAGTGGTGTATCTTGGCCTCAGCCGGGCCTACGCGCTCGACCGTCCGAAGCGGCGCGCCTTTGTTGGCGCACCCGGACGAGCGGCTTGGGAGTGGCAGCTCTTGCCGGGAGCGGCCGACGCCGTGGATCGTTTGATCGCAGTGCAGCGCGGCGAGCGGGATCCGGAATTCGTGCGTGTGCCGGGGCCGCGCGGGGAGGGGGCGACGCCATGA
- a CDS encoding glycoside hydrolase family 43 protein — protein MKLISITCLCFVLTSTIDASVTPPHEAPATFNNPILPGFHPDPSVCRVGDTYYLVTSSFEWFPGVPVYRSKDLVNWEQIGHVLDRPSQLAMKDGMKASQGIWAPTIRYHDGLFYMITTAQNSGGNFYVTASDPAGPWSDPIWLKDAPGIDPSLFWDDDGTCWYTGAGWIEGGQRWPNENRIYLQQLDTGKGRLVGPRLNLTSGHAANARWTEGPHLFKRNGKYVLLVAEGGTGHHHAVTIHHADKITGPYVPDHGNPVLTHRHLGLDAPISTTGHADLVETQNGEWWSVMLGVRTRHRNNLLGRETFLTPVAWQDQTLVYNPGIGRVLESDRRPALVWSPVPSPTPRDEFATPKLGLQWNFLRTPFETWWSLEKQPGSLSLQLRPQSVTKPENPSLVARRIQHFRFRAATRLTLSPAAPSETAGLVAMQNDRFHYRLLLCQHDGQNVISLRKMEAGVETEVASHPWPSPEVVLALEGNMLAYTFLVGSSLEDLRPIGPTQDARVCGTSRAGGFIGPFVGMYASSEGQPSTNTATFDWFEYLPGPEASP, from the coding sequence GTGAAACTAATATCGATCACCTGCCTCTGCTTCGTCCTGACCTCGACCATCGACGCCTCCGTGACCCCGCCCCATGAGGCTCCGGCTACGTTTAACAACCCAATCCTGCCCGGCTTCCATCCAGACCCTTCGGTTTGCCGTGTGGGAGACACCTACTATCTGGTTACGTCCTCATTCGAATGGTTTCCCGGCGTGCCAGTCTATCGCTCCAAGGACCTGGTCAACTGGGAGCAAATCGGCCACGTGCTGGACCGACCCTCGCAGCTCGCGATGAAAGACGGAATGAAAGCCTCCCAAGGAATTTGGGCGCCCACCATCCGGTATCACGATGGGCTTTTCTACATGATCACCACCGCCCAGAACTCCGGCGGGAATTTCTACGTCACGGCCAGCGATCCGGCCGGCCCGTGGTCCGATCCCATCTGGCTGAAGGACGCTCCGGGTATAGATCCTTCACTCTTCTGGGATGATGACGGCACCTGCTGGTATACCGGTGCCGGCTGGATCGAAGGCGGGCAACGCTGGCCCAACGAAAACCGCATCTATCTCCAGCAACTTGATACCGGGAAAGGCCGGCTCGTCGGCCCCCGCCTTAATCTCACCAGCGGTCACGCGGCCAACGCCCGCTGGACCGAGGGGCCCCACCTGTTCAAGCGCAACGGAAAATATGTTCTGCTCGTGGCCGAGGGCGGAACCGGACACCACCACGCCGTCACCATTCACCACGCCGACAAGATCACCGGGCCCTACGTGCCCGATCACGGCAATCCCGTCCTCACTCACCGCCACCTCGGCCTCGATGCACCTATCAGCACCACCGGCCACGCCGATCTCGTCGAAACCCAAAACGGCGAATGGTGGTCCGTCATGCTCGGCGTCCGCACCCGTCACCGCAACAACCTCCTCGGCCGCGAAACGTTTCTTACGCCCGTCGCATGGCAAGATCAGACCCTCGTCTACAATCCCGGCATCGGCCGCGTCCTCGAAAGTGACCGCCGCCCCGCCCTGGTGTGGTCCCCCGTGCCCTCCCCGACCCCGCGAGACGAATTCGCCACGCCCAAACTTGGACTTCAGTGGAACTTTCTTCGCACCCCGTTCGAAACCTGGTGGAGCCTCGAAAAACAACCTGGCTCGCTCTCGCTCCAACTTCGCCCGCAATCGGTGACCAAGCCGGAGAACCCTTCGCTCGTGGCCCGTCGCATCCAGCACTTTCGTTTCCGTGCCGCAACCCGCCTGACCCTTTCCCCGGCCGCCCCATCAGAAACCGCGGGATTGGTCGCCATGCAGAACGACCGGTTCCATTACCGCCTGCTGCTCTGCCAGCACGATGGCCAAAACGTGATCTCCTTGCGGAAAATGGAGGCTGGGGTTGAGACCGAAGTCGCCTCGCATCCGTGGCCCTCACCCGAGGTAGTCCTTGCCCTTGAGGGCAACATGCTCGCCTACACTTTCCTTGTCGGCTCCAGCCTAGAAGACCTTCGCCCCATTGGTCCCACGCAGGATGCCCGCGTTTGCGGCACCTCCCGCGCAGGCGGCTTCATCGGACCTTTTGTCGGCATGTATGCCAGCAGCGAAGGCCAGCCATCGACCAACACTGCGACGTTTGACTGGTTCGAATACCTGCCCGGTCCCGAGGCTTCTCCGTAA
- a CDS encoding family 43 glycosylhydrolase: MMLPKLTLPALLVSTALWTQSYSKPNVNPAPYPLGNPVIRHLYTADAAPKVMPDGRVWMVTSVDHEDGGGYATMHAVRAFSSADMVHWTDHGEILGLADLNETPGEDWAIWAPDIIYRHGTYYLYFPMRNLRADGTIDRYVAVAESDRMDRRFTVTNPRMRGVPTAGLDPAVFVDDDGTAYLYWNQNFMGVLRSDMRDVEGAAFKLDVGAKNFMEAAWMHKRNGRYYFSYHTKYGNKLNPAHPDDPARAKSHLDWSWGDSPRGPLQHGGILNHELGAGVTGGPALPGRNYVPWRLTQSNHGGIVEYHGQDYLFYHTSALSSWRQDSFQGPGTWTQRSVCIDYLHYAPDGAVMPVQQTIGGVKPVRVNQPYEIKLASPTALTGNHAQLGKIPLGTGYYYFDATLRAPAGFSGKLEIRLDRVDGPLVGTCLISPELLAKRSGLIDTFIRDAKQTRDVFLVLRPAPGFSSEGVALISPRFFAGAPLPR; this comes from the coding sequence ATGATGCTGCCCAAACTAACGTTGCCCGCGCTCCTGGTCTCCACGGCCCTCTGGACACAATCTTACTCCAAGCCCAACGTTAACCCCGCCCCCTACCCCCTCGGCAATCCGGTCATCCGGCATCTATACACCGCCGATGCCGCCCCCAAGGTCATGCCTGATGGCCGGGTCTGGATGGTCACGTCGGTGGACCACGAGGACGGCGGCGGCTACGCCACCATGCATGCCGTGCGCGCTTTTTCCTCGGCCGACATGGTCCACTGGACCGACCACGGAGAAATCCTCGGCCTGGCCGACTTGAACGAAACCCCTGGCGAGGACTGGGCCATCTGGGCACCCGATATCATCTACCGCCACGGCACCTACTATCTTTATTTTCCCATGCGCAACCTGCGGGCCGACGGCACGATCGACCGCTATGTTGCCGTGGCCGAAAGCGACCGGATGGACCGCCGTTTCACCGTCACCAACCCCCGCATGCGCGGTGTGCCCACCGCAGGTCTCGATCCTGCCGTCTTCGTGGACGACGATGGCACCGCCTACCTTTACTGGAATCAGAACTTCATGGGCGTTCTCCGCAGCGACATGCGCGACGTCGAGGGCGCCGCCTTCAAGCTGGACGTTGGCGCGAAGAACTTCATGGAGGCCGCCTGGATGCACAAACGCAACGGGCGCTATTACTTCAGCTACCACACCAAATACGGCAACAAGCTCAACCCCGCCCATCCCGACGATCCAGCCCGCGCCAAATCCCACCTCGACTGGAGCTGGGGCGACTCGCCGCGCGGTCCACTGCAACATGGCGGCATTCTCAACCACGAACTCGGCGCGGGCGTGACGGGAGGCCCCGCACTTCCAGGCCGCAACTACGTGCCATGGCGCCTCACGCAATCAAACCATGGCGGCATTGTAGAGTATCACGGTCAGGACTACCTGTTTTACCACACTTCCGCCCTCTCATCCTGGCGCCAGGATTCCTTCCAAGGCCCAGGAACCTGGACTCAGCGTTCGGTCTGCATCGATTACCTGCACTACGCGCCTGACGGCGCAGTTATGCCCGTCCAACAAACCATCGGGGGCGTGAAACCGGTGAGAGTCAACCAGCCCTACGAAATTAAACTCGCATCCCCGACCGCACTGACCGGCAACCATGCCCAGCTCGGGAAGATCCCGCTCGGGACCGGCTATTACTACTTTGATGCCACCCTCCGGGCGCCAGCCGGCTTTTCCGGCAAACTCGAGATCCGCCTCGATCGCGTTGATGGTCCCCTCGTCGGCACCTGCCTGATCTCACCCGAGCTTCTGGCGAAGCGCTCGGGGCTCATCGACACGTTCATCCGCGACGCCAAACAGACCCGCGATGTCTTTCTGGTGCTGAGACCGGCGCCCGGCTTCAGCAGCGAAGGCGTTGCGCTCATCTCCCCGCGATTTTTCGCCGGCGCGCCGCTGCCGCGCTGA
- a CDS encoding 3-keto-disaccharide hydrolase — MRNIIPLLLASLLAACAVRADEKWITLFDGTGLDGWDQLGNANWNIADGIVQATAGKGFLVTKESFVDFELLVEFWVDEPANSGVFLRCEDRRVVTDANAYEVNIFDRRPEPRYGTGAIVGVAAVDPMPKAGGRWNTYEISARGNVLTVTLNGVRTVDAVHDTKHAAGPIALQYGSGLVKFRRVLLRRL, encoded by the coding sequence ATGAGAAACATCATCCCTCTGCTCCTCGCCTCCTTGCTGGCCGCATGCGCCGTCCGCGCCGACGAAAAATGGATCACCCTGTTCGACGGCACCGGCCTCGACGGCTGGGACCAACTCGGCAATGCAAACTGGAACATCGCAGACGGGATCGTCCAAGCCACCGCGGGCAAGGGATTCCTCGTGACCAAGGAATCCTTCGTCGACTTTGAACTTCTCGTGGAGTTCTGGGTCGATGAACCGGCCAACAGCGGCGTGTTCCTTCGTTGCGAGGACCGCCGGGTCGTTACCGACGCCAACGCCTACGAGGTGAACATATTCGACCGGCGCCCGGAGCCCCGCTACGGCACCGGCGCCATTGTCGGGGTCGCTGCCGTTGATCCCATGCCCAAGGCCGGCGGCCGCTGGAACACTTACGAGATCAGCGCGCGCGGCAATGTGCTCACGGTGACACTCAACGGCGTGCGCACCGTCGATGCCGTCCACGACACCAAACACGCTGCCGGCCCCATCGCGCTCCAATACGGATCCGGCCTCGTCAAATTCCGCCGCGTGCTCCTGCGCCGGCTTTGA
- a CDS encoding glycoside hydrolase family 27 protein translates to MSCPHVPVIRALLVALCGFSLGASLPPANPAPFAPRPFANWSSTPPRGWNSYDAYHAAITEKQFKAAVDVLAQKLLPHGYDYAVLDYMWFHPGPAGWDPDNRWHTWQPKQQRDSATGLLLPQLTVDAHGIPLPALNRFPSAAHGVGLKALADYTHAKGLKFGLHIMRGIPTQAVEANLPVRGTPYRMQDIAEPGDTSSFQGGIFTGVNVDHPGAQIYYEQLFQMFADWGVDFIKADDMLRPAYHEREISMMRRAIDKTGRAMVFSLSYGEVSPSRAAHLVANANMWRVSADFWDRWADLRRNFDLLDAWSPFIGRGTWPDADMIPIGKLMLTGWEFAGAENLNRTKGRNERHDNFTPAERQTLMTLWCIARSPLMWGGDPLTSDEATYALLTNPEVLAVNTHGVSPRQVVGNNHKDDSLRVWVSDVPDADARYVALFNLRDADAAVTFDLIAEEMRGPWRVRNLWTRADENPVEDRLTRLLPPHGSALFKLSR, encoded by the coding sequence ATGTCTTGTCCCCACGTTCCTGTTATCCGGGCTCTTCTCGTCGCCCTTTGCGGGTTTTCACTAGGCGCCAGTCTTCCGCCGGCCAACCCCGCCCCCTTCGCGCCCCGCCCCTTCGCGAATTGGTCATCCACGCCGCCGCGCGGCTGGAACAGCTACGACGCCTATCACGCCGCCATCACCGAAAAACAATTCAAGGCCGCCGTCGACGTCCTCGCCCAAAAACTCCTCCCCCACGGCTACGACTACGCCGTCCTCGACTACATGTGGTTCCACCCGGGACCTGCCGGATGGGACCCCGACAACCGCTGGCACACCTGGCAACCCAAGCAACAACGCGACTCCGCCACCGGCCTGCTCCTGCCTCAGCTCACCGTCGACGCACACGGCATCCCCCTGCCCGCGCTCAACCGCTTCCCCTCCGCCGCCCACGGCGTCGGCCTCAAAGCCCTCGCCGACTATACCCACGCCAAGGGACTTAAGTTCGGCCTCCACATCATGCGCGGCATCCCCACGCAGGCCGTCGAAGCCAATCTTCCTGTGCGCGGCACGCCCTATCGCATGCAGGACATCGCTGAACCCGGCGACACCAGCTCCTTTCAAGGCGGCATCTTCACCGGCGTGAACGTCGATCACCCCGGCGCGCAAATCTACTACGAACAACTCTTCCAAATGTTCGCCGACTGGGGCGTCGATTTCATCAAAGCCGACGACATGCTCCGCCCCGCCTACCACGAGCGAGAAATCAGCATGATGCGGCGCGCCATCGACAAGACCGGACGGGCCATGGTCTTCAGCCTCTCTTATGGCGAAGTGTCGCCCAGCCGGGCCGCCCACCTCGTGGCCAACGCCAACATGTGGCGCGTATCCGCCGACTTTTGGGATCGCTGGGCGGACCTCCGCCGCAACTTCGACCTGCTCGACGCCTGGTCCCCCTTCATCGGCCGCGGCACCTGGCCCGACGCCGACATGATCCCGATCGGCAAACTCATGCTCACCGGCTGGGAATTCGCCGGCGCCGAAAATCTCAACCGCACCAAAGGCCGCAACGAACGCCACGACAACTTCACGCCCGCCGAACGCCAGACTCTCATGACCCTCTGGTGCATCGCCCGCAGCCCGCTGATGTGGGGCGGGGATCCGCTCACCTCCGATGAAGCAACCTACGCGTTGCTGACCAACCCGGAAGTGCTTGCCGTCAACACCCACGGCGTCAGCCCGCGCCAAGTGGTCGGCAACAACCACAAGGATGACTCGCTCCGGGTCTGGGTCTCAGACGTGCCCGACGCGGACGCCCGCTACGTCGCCCTCTTCAACCTGCGCGATGCGGATGCTGCGGTGACCTTTGATCTGATCGCCGAGGAAATGCGCGGCCCGTGGCGGGTTCGCAACCTGTGGACCCGTGCCGACGAAAATCCGGTCGAGGACCGGCTGACCCGCTTGCTGCCACCCCACGGCTCCGCCCTGTTCAAGCTCTCTCGCTGA
- a CDS encoding DUF5060 domain-containing protein: protein MKPLLLLLSSCLLLASAPTVATATPVSGELKTWHKVTLDFAGPETSETDAYNPFTHYRLNVTFTHAASGRTFLVPGYFAADGNAGETSAVSGSVWRAHFAPDAPGEWTWSAQFRKGRFVAASTMLLAGEPAGFMDGKSGTFTIAPSNKTGRDFRAHGRLQHDGGHYLRFAGSGVYFLKQGPDAPENFLSYADFDGTFHQDGKKDNLVKTWAAHLRDWQNGDPMWQGGKGKAMIGALNYIASKGLNSVSMLTMNIEGDDQNVFPFTDYHTHDRYDVSKLDQWEIVFTHAQRLGLFLHFKLTEMESQGLLDHGSVGLKTMVYYREMLARFGHHLALNWNLGEENGEWVTNHPTTPMNPDQRRAMVSWFRRNDPYQHPIVIHNGLPFTDLLGPDVGLTGLSIQIDSHSCNEVVQHWRRLSVAAGRPWIIANDEQGPANFALPPDDIDPAHDLSRQGSLWGALLAGAWGNEWYFGYKNPHSDLTCQDWRTRDKFWDQARHALDFFGKNKIPFWRMNPANELISHRNGYCLALPGDTYVIFLKSGGTKTILNLGSAGGLYTGLGKERFLGTYEIRWFDPRNGGDPRSGSITTITNTGNTGEDGDGDNNARQFLGQPPSDPDRDWVILVRKQHQAPQ from the coding sequence ATGAAACCCCTCCTGCTCCTGTTGTCCTCCTGCCTTTTGCTGGCGTCCGCCCCGACGGTCGCCACCGCCACCCCTGTGAGCGGGGAGCTAAAAACCTGGCACAAGGTCACCCTCGATTTTGCCGGACCTGAAACCAGCGAAACTGACGCCTACAACCCCTTCACACACTACCGCCTCAACGTCACGTTTACCCATGCCGCCAGCGGCCGCACCTTCCTGGTTCCCGGCTACTTCGCCGCCGATGGCAACGCGGGCGAGACTTCCGCCGTGAGTGGCTCCGTCTGGCGCGCCCACTTCGCCCCCGATGCCCCCGGCGAGTGGACTTGGTCTGCCCAGTTCCGCAAGGGTCGCTTCGTCGCCGCCAGCACCATGCTGCTCGCCGGCGAACCCGCCGGTTTCATGGACGGCAAGTCCGGCACCTTCACCATCGCCCCGTCCAACAAGACCGGGCGCGACTTCCGCGCCCACGGACGTCTCCAGCACGACGGCGGCCATTATCTCCGCTTTGCCGGATCCGGCGTCTACTTCCTCAAGCAAGGCCCAGACGCCCCGGAGAATTTCCTCTCCTACGCCGACTTCGATGGCACCTTCCATCAGGACGGCAAGAAGGACAACCTCGTCAAAACCTGGGCGGCCCACCTGCGCGACTGGCAAAACGGCGACCCCATGTGGCAAGGCGGCAAGGGCAAAGCCATGATCGGCGCCCTCAACTACATCGCGAGCAAGGGTCTCAACTCCGTCTCGATGCTCACCATGAACATCGAGGGCGACGACCAGAACGTCTTCCCCTTCACCGACTATCACACCCACGACCGCTACGATGTTTCCAAACTCGACCAGTGGGAGATCGTGTTCACCCACGCCCAACGCCTCGGCCTTTTCCTCCATTTCAAACTCACCGAGATGGAAAGCCAGGGACTCCTCGACCACGGTTCCGTCGGCCTGAAGACCATGGTCTACTACCGCGAAATGCTCGCCCGTTTCGGCCACCACCTCGCTCTCAACTGGAACCTCGGCGAAGAAAACGGCGAATGGGTCACCAACCATCCCACCACCCCCATGAACCCCGACCAACGCCGCGCCATGGTCTCCTGGTTCCGCCGCAACGACCCCTACCAACACCCCATCGTCATCCACAACGGCCTCCCCTTTACCGATCTGCTCGGCCCAGACGTCGGCCTCACCGGCCTTTCCATCCAGATCGACTCCCACTCCTGCAACGAGGTGGTTCAACACTGGCGCCGCCTCTCCGTCGCCGCCGGCCGCCCCTGGATCATCGCCAACGACGAACAAGGCCCGGCCAACTTCGCGCTGCCGCCCGACGACATTGATCCCGCCCACGACCTCTCCCGCCAAGGCTCCCTCTGGGGCGCCCTCCTCGCCGGAGCTTGGGGCAACGAATGGTATTTCGGATACAAAAATCCGCACTCCGACCTCACCTGTCAGGACTGGCGCACCCGCGACAAATTCTGGGACCAGGCCCGGCACGCCTTGGACTTCTTCGGGAAGAACAAAATTCCCTTCTGGCGCATGAACCCTGCCAACGAGCTAATCTCTCATCGCAACGGCTACTGCCTCGCACTCCCCGGCGACACCTACGTCATCTTCCTCAAATCCGGCGGCACCAAAACCATCCTAAACCTCGGCAGCGCCGGCGGCCTCTACACCGGGCTCGGCAAAGAGCGCTTCCTCGGCACCTACGAGATCCGCTGGTTCGACCCCCGCAACGGCGGCGATCCCCGCTCCGGCTCGATCACCACCATCACCAACACCGGCAATACCGGCGAAGATGGCGACGGCGACAACAACGCCCGCCAATTCCTTGGCCAGCCGCCCTCCGACCCGGACCGCGACTGGGTCATCCTCGTGCGCAAACAACACCAAGCCCCCCAGTGA